In Miscanthus floridulus cultivar M001 chromosome 8, ASM1932011v1, whole genome shotgun sequence, the sequence gcaccgaacacagtctgttgatcaaatgaactgaccggaccctgtggccagcatctggttgcaccagggccagcgtctggtcagtatttgaccctccattcacttccaactctcaatcatatatgaatgaagtttgctccaaaggatcttaggcattcataggagctacctagagctagttttaacaagtgtgcaccacacctaactcactagactcacctaggtcaagctacccgtccataccccgcttaatagtatggccaaaggaaaaacaaagtcctaaactactctaagtgtcactccaactccaatcaacacttagaactagtcatccttaaccttgtcgtccatcctttgaaaaccaaaataatttccatcgtaggggcatgacaactttgattgcccaattgatctccattaccatgacctaacttaattgcatctgcaaaacacatgttagtcatagtaatcttgtattgtcattaatcactgaaacccaactaggggcctagatgctttcacatagcATTAGACATGTTGGTCAACATAAGCATCTCATCCTCACTAAAGGTGCCTCTCTTCCTCTTTGCACCCACAGCTGAGGAGAGGAGCTCTATGGCCTTGCTGCTACATCCTACATCAGTGTGGATCTTCTCAGTAGGAACATGGGTAGAGGAAGGACCCTCTACCTTAGCAGCAACACTCTTAGCTTGGTTGGCCCCTAGGGCTTCACCAGAAGCAAGTGCAAACCTACTAATGGCCATAGCATGGCTAAAGATGGACTCCATCTTAGTGTAGAACCTTATAGGGCAATTTAGAAACTCTGCATCTTTAGGATGGTCCTATAGTGTAGCACCAGCACCAGCTACATCTTCAGTGTAGCACCAACACTAGCAGCACCATCACTAGCAGCAGcactagcaccagcaccaacTATAATAGCAGCAGCAATAGCACCCCCAACAACCCATTTACTACATCAGAAGTAGCCACAAACCCATCCTGGGCACCAAGCAGGTCAACTAGGAGTGGAGCCATCCTATTTGGTATTGCAATTTCAATGTAAATAGGAGAATAACATCACAATCATGAATACACATAAGCTTTGGCCATGGGACATAGCTATACAACAGGAACATCATAATTGATCTATGCTGCTACCACTATATGGCTGAGTTTCATGGCCAAAGAACAAGTGAACCAGTGATAGATTATTACATATTTGGTCTTAGCCTTGTCCAATAAATTATTACATAAACATCACACAAACATGAGTTTCATAGCAGGGAATACAAACTAAATTTAATAACAAAGTTACTGCATGATCAGATCCgagaggtgaaaggtccttgtgtggttttggtaattgagtgacaacctaggtggactaattatgtttatgtgagatacacaggtgattagtccacgagtatatgtgtatgagcaacatatgccatgaaggtgaaaatggcttggagatgttgaaaagctcacacatgtgatgatgaaggagctcattacaaaTGAGACATGAaattgagtcatatgatcaaggtggagaagatcaagacatgacttggcttgatggaccggttacaagtgtgaagggcaatttggaggctttggagcgatggaccatgtggcggtgaagcttaagcaagacttagcgccgatggacgaaggcaacagtgaaaagcaagtgaagtcaagatcgatgaaccaatatgatcacgtgatgatatgaagtggatcatatcattgttgatcatgatcggtgcatgtgttgcatcaacattgaaggagatggaatggaatgcgcaaggcaaaggtataacctagggcatttcatttcatcggtcataggtgtgtagagaagtttatgaccagatttatgatagatgattgtactatcaagaggggcaaacttgtttgcatattggtcatctagtgccactcgagtgatctaaccttacatcatcactaggatcgagtggcgtggcaagttgagtggctaatcctttggaaaatgtttgtgaaaagctaacacacatacacatggtggtgtacacttggtggtgttggcacatttacaaaggagatgaagttgaagttgatgtggatcaactcagcgatgaaacggaggcgagaagggttcgaaactccatcggtggagtgtccgctggtgccaccagcaccctatacagaaaagatagggtctcatagagtagaccggatgctggtcacgtggtgaccggacactggggtcctgtgtctggtcagtggcagtagagagtgcataggcatcggtcttcgaccggacgctggtgctgaaagtgaccggacgttggcaagCTACGTTTGGTCAGGCTGACATATGGTGACGTAGGTAACAtggagaagttggagaaggaccggacgctgatgccacgtccgatcatgaccgaccagacacgttcggtcgtgactggaaccttactagaaacaaccggacgctggggtcctgcgtccggtcactttgagcagctgtgtccggtcatcacttgaccgttgagatcaagcgactgaggttgaacggaggcgacacatggcgagcatccattgatcggacgctgaggtcctacgtccggtcgatctgaccggagcattcggtcaccccgagttttgcccagtgaaggggtaacggctagctTAGCCCATGGGCTATAAATAGAATGGGGTCTCGACCATGGCTTGagttgagcacctcgggggacattgtgtccatgcttgagagtgcttaggagccctacatctcacatatgcttgatagcgatcatccgattgtgtgagagagcgattctagtgcgattgcattgtgaggttgcatcaagtggcactaggtgatcgagttacaagccggtggtgcttgttactcttggaggttgccacctcctagatggcttgatggtggtctccgtcaaagcctgcaagaagcttgtgcggtgctttggagaagagctttgtgagaagCATTATGCTTGTCCCacaggagccacgaagagcaactctagtaaagcgtgtcattgagctatcctcactttcggggtaggttcttgcagtgcccgacgtgtgggcttggcgggtgatgccaattagccaccaaaccaccaagtgagcggtcgacacaacggggactagcgtgttggcaagcacgtgaacctcgggagaaaaatcaccgtgtcaactttattcttccTATTGGTTTCTTCCTCGTTACATAAGCttataattacttttatatacattgtgcttgtgtagttgctcttgtaattagtttgcttgtatagctcactagttaccttcttgcttgtgtagcatagaagtagctcccttgcgtgactaatttggtttgtataaccttgttagtcactttgcttagtttgtgtagctaagtatttgcgctctctaatttgacattggttgccttgttattgagcattgctagtgagcttagttggctttgtacttttgcttactagcatgtttaGGAGCTCcatcattgcttgaaatactagtggcatagtttTGTGTGACCTTAATCCtaaaattgattaggtgagctctagctaccccggcacctttgttgcttaatcaagatctttgtaaggtgctagagaacatagatagaggggtgttgtcttggctagaccgatagttttaattccgtacttaTTTTGGTTAGCCAATGCGATTAAATTTATaaacaactattcacccccctctagttgccatctcgaccctacaagagGTACCCCTCCCTTCCCACATAGCATTACAAATGGCATCCCTCCTAAGTGCCATGCCATTGGAGTCTTGGGACTGGCTGTCATTATTGGGCAGGTTCTCAAGTGGGTCAGGTTGGCTGCCAGTGAAACCCTCCTCAGGTGGAACAACTTGGTCAATACCAAAACCTAGGATCTAATTGTGCAGAATACAGCATGCCAATATAAGCTTGACCTGAGTCTTGTATGGGTGAAAGGGCTTGTTATCTAGGATACAAAACATGTTCTTTAGTGCACCAAAAGCCCTCTCCACAGTGACCCTTAGTGATGAGTGCCATAGGTTGAAAAGCTCCCTTGCATTAGTTGGGTGGTTTCTGCTCCCAAACTCAGTCAAGTGGTACCTAACCCCCCTATAGGGGGGTAGGAAGCCACTGCGGCATGCATAGCCAGCATCTACTAGGTAGAATTTACCTACAATTAGACATCTACTGTGAGTGTGTGTGCATTGTTAAGGACATAAGTGCATTGACTAGGTAGTGCAGTTACCTTTAGGTATAGTGAATCCATCATTCCTCTTTATGGCATCAGCTAGGATAAGTGCATCATGGGCAGAGCCCTCCCATCCAGCAAGGACATATGTGAACTTGAGATCAAAGTCCACAGTAGCCATGACATTTTGTGTGGGGTTGTGTTTCCTACCCCTGAAAGTAGCCTGCATGTGTCTAGGCACCCTTGCCAACACATGGGTGCCATCAATGGCACCAATGCAGTCCTAAAAACCATGGAAATAGATTTCATCTATGGCTCTCAAGTACCTTTGATCGTCTCATTCCTAAGCTCACCAACAGCATACAAAACATGGTGGAAGTGTTTGTGCACTGTCTCAATGGACCTCCTAAAAGACTGGTGGATAACTCTAAATCTTTGGTTGTGACCAACCACATGGAGGAACATTGCAACATGCTCCTGTACCGTGACCCCCTCTATAAAAAAACTAGGCTCCTAGCTCTAAACAGATTGCATAAAGCAAAAAAAGGGTGCTCTAGTCATCCTAAGCATAGATAGGCACTCTCCATCATTGGAGTTATAGATCAGGTTAAGGGTCTGCTGCCTGTGCTGGTCAGCTTCATCCTAAGTGCATACAATAGAGGGTCAGGTTCACTATCAGCCCTTTTCCTTTTAAGCCTGCTAGTAACAAAGGACACCATGACTACAACTAGGGCAGCTGCTTGCCTACACATCATCTCATGGCTCACAGAGGGATACATCTACATGCATATAACAATGTAACACAAACTCAGATCATCATAACCTGCCTAGCCTCAACATGATTGTATAATGATTCAGTAAACAAATAAAGCACGGCTGCATTTAGGTACATGCCTCCAGGTGCTCAGGACAACATCATCGACCATATCATAAAAATACTGAAACAAACCATATGAACAACAAGAAACGCATCAGGTATACAAAGCTCATCAAGGAACAAGCAAATCGTAGTAGCAAGCAAGAAAGACTGTAAGAACGACCATCACTGAACTATGATAGCAAACCCTAATCCATCGAGGAACACCAAGTAGTACTCAAATCAGATGAACCAATCATGAACAACAACTAGGATATGAAACCCTAATATCATCGCTGTGAAGGAGGGATGGTTGGGGGTCGATTTCACCTCAGGGTCGGTGTCGGCGTAGTGGGAGGAAGAACAAGACTCGACGAGGCAGACGAAGCAGATCTGACAGGAGAGAAAGCAGATCGGGCTAGAAGAAGAGCTTCACCACCACCGCACCTATAGAAGAAGAGGGAAGAAGACGGCCGCCTCCATAGAGTCCCCACGATTGATGGAGCGGCGCCGCGTCGTAGCAGATCCAAGGCGGGGGAACAGAGACGAAGCCCACCGGGGGAGGACGTCACCACGACGCACACCAGCTCACCACCACAGTCGATCTCTCACGTGGCTAGAGGAAGGTGAAGAGCACGGGGAGGAAGGAAGGAGAAGCAGCAACAAGCGACGCTTATAAAGGCGGAGAAATTCACCGGTGGGGAGAGCGCGCAAGGACCTTTCCCTCTTCCCGCGTGAGCCAGCCGCCGCCATCGAAATCGGCCCAAATTGCCTGCCCTCACGCCGCTCGCAGCCGCGCCCGGGAGAAACGAACCCTAGTTTCGTTTCCCCGGAACTAGGCGGAGAGGGCCGTTTTGCACCCCGGCGCCCGGGCTGCTGAGCGGACCAAGGCTCCCAAACACGAGAGTTACAGCCCACCAGCGCAGTCGGGCTCTTGGGCCACGCTCCCAAATGCACCCTTGGAGTCACTATGCGAAGTTATAATCGGTTATTTTGGGTTCAGGAAGTTCGGGTACGTGTTCGGGTAATTTAGGTACGGGCATTGGGTATCGGGTTTTGCCAACTCCTACTGTGTGGGCATGACGGTGATATGGCGCCAGGTAGAATTCCGCCAggtacagagagagagagagatggcacAACCACGCAGGTAGCTGCGAGGGGTGAGGGCGGCAGCGCGTGGCGTACGTGTGCGACGGCGACGCTCGACTCGCCAGTCTAGACCGAGGATAGAACAGAACTGAGAGAAGTTTTTTTTCCTGCCACCTGTCGACTAGGCAGGAGCAATAGGTCTTAGGCGTTAGGTGGGTTGATGGGCCATAATGAAACCTAGTGGCCTGGTGGGGGTTGAGACTGTTGCGTTGGGCTTTTGACAGACGTCTTGGCGCGCGCCGGGTTGGCAACGGCAACGGGGCCAGGGTAAGTGGGCCTTCGCTTCACCAACGATCCAGGTTTTTTAGAACGAAACGTGTCAGACTGTGAGAAGGAATCCGAGTCCGGCGGATCGGCCACTCCACACCGTCTCCGAGAATCCGCGAGGAGTCGGCACCGAACACTAGCGAACACGACGCGAGCGGAGAGCGCGCACGTACGTACGCACTCACGCTGTACGCACCTACGCACGCAGACACCACCGCCTTCAACTCCTCGTCCCCGACGCATAAATCCGGCGGGTCCCTCCGCTCCCTCATTCACACGTCTAACCAATCTCACACCGACACGGAGACGTCCGACAGGGGATCGCGTCGCGCGAGCTGATCCAGACGGACGACGAGGAAGGCGCTCGCGGGCCGCAGCATACGGGGAGCACCCGACCGATGAAGCCGCAGCGTCACCAACAGCAGCAGGTGCAAGAAGGCGCCCGCGCCCACCTCCTCGCGGGGATCCCGTCGCGGCACGACGACGACGCGGCGCGGACGACGGTCACCAAGGGGTGCGCGACGTTCTGGGTCGGGGAGGAAGGGGAGGCCCCGCGGCGGGTGGCGGTGCCCGTGGCGCGCCTGGGCCACCCGCGGATGCTGGAGCTGCTCGGGGAGGCCAGGGAGGAGTACGGCTTCGCGCACCAGGGCGCCGTCGTCGTCCCGTGCGCCGTCGAGCGGTTCAtgcgggcggtggaggaggcctcGGCGTCGGCGGGGAACAGGCACGGGCACCGCGACGGACACCACCACCACTTTCGCCTGCCTCACGTTCACATCGCCCGCTGCTTTAGGCCGTCGCACGTCGTCGCTTAGGATTCACGAGCGCGAGTAGCTACATGCTTTAGGCACCGCTACATGATTGAAAATGGCATGATTTCTATTTTTTATTCTTGTATAAGCAAGTGATTCTTGGTTTCGTGATCCGTCTGTGGTGAAGCGGTTCGCCCAAAGATCACGACTTGAGCACCACCCGTGCTAGAAGGAATGTTGTACCCATCCAGATCAGTTTTTTTAAAACCAATTATCCATTCTTTCTTTGCCCGTCCTAAAATATAAGGTATTCAAGTAATCTTGGTAATAAAtaacttttttttagaaaagttTAGGTATCACAGTGCTTGGGTTTACAATTTGCATAGACCAAGATTGTTGCTTTAAATTTTTAGAGCCCAACTCAttcctctcttgaccatttggcTCTTACCGCGTCTCGGACATGATTAGAGATGGCAACAAGACAGATTTGGATCAAGCTCTCGCCCCTGAAACGGTGAAACCTAAACTTAAAACCTAAATCCACCCTAAACAACTCATTGGGTGATAATACCACCATCGCCACCGAACCCGGTGGATCTCCGAAACCCACCACTATACAATCTATGAAATTTGTATGCCAACATAGCAAATGGAATAACACTACCGACAGAGCCCAGGGAAAAGCGTGTCATAGAGGATGGAGTTCGCCGGGGGAAGGATGTGTCGCCGGGATGGAGCTCACTTGGAAAGATGTGTTGCCGGCCGCCGCCGCATTAGAAGGATATGTCGTCCGCCTCTTGAGGGATGCACATCAGATGTCGTTCTATGGTGTGTCGTCCCTTGCGGCCCTACTGACCCGCTACCCTTGCTGGGTGTGCCACGCAGCCTGCACGCATCCTCCCCTGCTGGCTGCGCCGCCTAAGGACTACAAGAGGAGGCGATGGCTACATGGATGAGTCATGTAGGGGTGAGGCCCATAGCAGCCAAGTTCCCGGAATGTTGGGATCGTGGTACGGGAACGCGGTACGTGGTATGTTGTTTCTTAAGTCCATGGAACGAAGAGAGTATACAGCTTGATCTCGTTCCTTCGATTAGTGGAACACATACCAAGTGTAAATGGAATGTGTTCCCAGAACGATGAACAAGATCCTAATTAAATTGGTTGATATCATGAACGAATTAACTAGCACAAGTTTTCACTAAACGTAAGACATAGAAAGCTCTAAAATAGTAAAGATAAAATAGATAACTGAACTCCTCGTGTGGCCTCTCCTCTTTTTTTCCATCAATTGAATTTTTGGCCTCACATTCCATCGGCGTTTCCATGGTGTTccatcatgtataacttagttctagatttataaatacttttttttaacaaatatacacctaaataaatatataactaagttctacatgatccaatgagtatgaaatttttactacaattcaagcatacaataattagcccaccataaaattttcaccacaattggaccatgaaaactacaactatgaattaattatagaaaagcatagatctaaagctacagcaaaaaaatactaaagcataccatattatatattcactgtgtagatctactcacgtggagtccaataaaattggattttccattttatgatttttctgtgatttactatgatttttcaaagatttagccgaaataaataaaaaagaaaaaagacaaaaccacatTTGAAAACCACTTATAACCGGTCAGGGATATAAAACGAACAGTTTTAAAAGTTATGGGAGAAAAAACAGACTTACCTAAACTTTTTTCCAATACAAAACCCGCACCACACATGATAAATTTTAGGCCCTCGAACTCGGAATTGTCCCAGGACCCAAAATTCATGGGCCCTGATCTAAAACCGTCCCACTGCTATCCCTAGACACAACTACCACTGGGCCAGCTCGTGTAGTGCTAATGCCATGCTTAAATGGGCTATGCCTCCTACCATACTTTAGGGTGTACTAGGCTGTCCCGCGAACTGTCGTGGGCTGCCCCACGCCGACCGCGCCCGTCCCCGCATtagtatttgacactgtagcacttttatttgtatttaataattattatccaatcatggcctaactaggctcaaaagattcgtctcgtaatttaccatcaaattgtgtaattagttatttttttatctacatttaatactccatacatgtaaaaatttgatgtgatgaagagagagtgaaaaaacttacaatctaaacaaggcccactATAATCAACTGGCGattctaaaaaatatatatatataatcaactgGCACAAAGAACTTCGAAAGCGTAAAGGGGAAGCCAAGGCACACGCGGTAGAAAGAGGTCACAGTCACAGTTCACAAGTTTCTAAAAGCGTTACCACCGGGACAAGTGAGCAGTTTACGCAGTTCATCCCCCAAAAGTAGTAAGCTGGTACAGATTTACCAATACAGTTCTGCATATCCTTATTGCAATTTCATTCGAAACATGCACGGATTTACAGAAGCAGGAAAAATAAAATCATATGGCCCTTAGATGGCAGTAACTAGAGAACCAGGAATATGAACAAGGCCGATCCAGCCATACCAAAGCTTGTGCAATCCCTCCATTTCACATCACACACGTGTAGCCTGCCCCAGCAACATAAAACAAAGGCTTCGCTGCAGCTATGCAATTTGCATCTAGAGTGCCTGATCCTCCTCGTTGCCCTCCATTTCTTGATCATGGATGACTATATGCAACATCGCGCCAGGAGCACCAACTGGTTCTTCAATGGCCGCCTCTCCAGGGCCCTCGTCATTAACCTCCTCCATTCCTTGATGATCAATGAGTATCTGCACCAGTGCAGCAGGAGCAACCACCGCTTCTTCCATCATCAATCCCTCAGGGCCTTCCTCGGGTATGCCATGCTGTCTCAGTATCCCTCGCAAGAGTGCTGAATTGTCAACTTCCATTCTGTGATCAGGGGTGTGCCGCTGATTAAAGCGTCCTGGGAGCTTTGAACTGGAGTTGTAGCAGGCATCGCAAAGGTCAAACCCAATTAACTCAGTGCAGTCCTGGCATTTGTATCTCTTACCACGTATCGGATATACCTGCATGGTGTTCACCAGTTTCATCTTAGCAAACTGAAAATAATTTAATACATGATGCGaaaatgttttacaattgttGTCCATGTCTGACTTGATATTAAGGTTACTGTAAGGATTGGAAATAGAGGACAATAAGGTTCATCACGGAACAAGCACTAAGATAAAAACTACCATCAGTAAAAGCTAAAAACTGTATTCTGCCAAAGAAAAAGGTTAAAAGCTAGAAGACAATTAGCAAAAACTTAATGTGTTACGATTTGGGTCCTCTAAGAAGCCTACGGAATTAAAGGCAGATGTCTTTTGCGTCCAAGAAAAGGGAATAATCGGTGAACTTCtaaaaaagcaaaaaacaaaGACTAGTAGTCTCTGCTGTAAAACAACACACGTTTTGAAGCTACTTGGATAAATAGCTGTAACCTTTTAGGATTTAGGTACTAAAATTGAAGGATAACTACAGTAGACCACATGTTGGTATAGACATTCAGCACGTTACAGATTATGACTGTTCTTATATAAGTTATTAGTAGCTTTGAATGATGTATGTTGGTCTCAAAGAACTGGAGGATTTGAATCAACCCTTTCCACAGAAATAAATGATCAACTCAAGGTCTTCCAATTGGCGAGTAACATCAATACAGATAGCATGAATGCTATACACTTGcagaaaaagaaagatgaaactGTATTTCTATAGACCAATTCAAGGTGAACGATTGTGAAGTCAAAGAAATCATTCTATCTACTTTAACAGTAAATTTTGCTTTGTGTGTATGTTTTACGAGTATTGATAAGCTCAAAACTAATAAAACGTTTATAACTTGTACATACCCCACATGAGTCGCATCCTACTGAAATGTGAATATTTAACAGGTCCTCATCATGCAGTGCTATGCTTCCTTTTCTGCCTGAAGTACCTAAACAGCACAAAAAACACTTGAGTTAGCTACCAAAAAAAGGAGAGAGGGGTACCTAATATGTGCTCCATGCCTTAGTTTTAAGGCCTAATTAAGATCTCAAATTGCATGATGTAATGAACCACAAACATATCTACACCAAGACGGAACCTTGTATGAATATATCTAAACTATTTAAAAATGATTCAAAAACCCAATCCCGTAAAAGGGTTATCCTAGACAATGACTACAGCATTAGTAATCAGAACAGGTGGTTCGGTATCTTCCTGTGGTGGTGGAACCTGCAACTGCCCAGTTTCAACTGTGGCTGTGGCCCGTAAATAACTAGTGACTTGTGTTGGTAAATTAGAAATTCTACAACCTATTGCAGTAGCTCTACACAATGTTAAATATTAGAAGACTTCAACCAATATAAACCATAGCAAATTAGCAATAACATTACATTCCTCTTGATCCACAAACTAGTATCATCCGATCTGATATGCTAGTACTCGTCCCTAGATGGAAAGGTCTAATGACTAAAACAGTATTACAGTTAGTAAAGTAATTCGTTAGAAATGCATATTTTATAGAAGAGAAACATTACACAAAAAACATATCAAAGATACTCTATACAATTTCCATGTCAGGTATTTATATCACACTATTGCTAGAAGCCAACAAAAACTTGAGCAATAAACTATTTTTTTGGAGCACTAAGTGAAATTACACCATAACTACAACCACATGTATTGTTCAGTGATTCCCCAAGATTACAATTAGTTACTACACAAACTACAATCTGAAGTTTATTTTTTGTCTTTATTTGGAGATGTGAAGCCTTTTTGGACAATCTTGTGACAATTATGACTGTTGAGGCCTAAGCATGACTGTTGCCATTGGGTCTGGTGCTCACCACCGCCAACCCTGAGCAGCTTCCGGGTACCTTGAAGAGCACACAACAGAATTTTAGTGTTATTGTAAGGACTGGaaatagagttttttttttccatcAGACACGCAGGAGAGTTGTGTATCTTTTATATTAAGAAGGAAAAAAGGGGAACAAGAAAACCCCAAAACAACGAAGATAACCTCAACACACCCCGACACACACGACCACAACAAGCCCACACAAACTAACAAACAAATACTCCAAACACACACAGAGACAACAAACCCACAAACACACACAAACAAGGGATGAACAACCAACGAGCCAAGCAATTAGGCAACACCAAGTATCCGTTCAGTCAACAAGGCTATGCCCTTCGCACCCGTTGGAAATAGAGTTTTCATAGAAAACATTCATAATAGTCAAATTTGCCTAGGCTCTACAATTTTACTGAGTCCACACTGCTGTTGGCGCCCATCTTAAGTAAAACGAGAAAATTGTAAGGAAACTACAGTCACCATCCATTAGCATGGGTAATCAAGGGCAAACAACTTAATATGAAATGTATATGGCTAACCAACGGCACGAGATTGGCTTGGACTACCAAGGGCATATCTTTAACACTGTCAGGTGAAGTTTATACAAATTACAAGGTATCACTCAATCTCATGCATGGTTTGGTCAAGTTTATACAAGGTATCGCTCAATCTCATGCATGGTTTGGATTCCTTATTCTCTCCATATAAGTTAGTGTTACTGGAGGTATCCCATCAGCTAGCAAGTGCCATCAAAGATGACCTTTTTCCCTTCTAACAAGGGATCTTACCCTGTTATATAGGAGATAATACGCGAAGTGAAATAGAACTTGGTAACAAAAGCTTACCTGAAGATGATGCTTCACGATTGCACCGATCCTTCTTAAACTGAACTTTCTGCCCTCTCGATTCATATTCTGCTGGAAAATATTCTTCCAGGAAATGATCAAGGTCCAGGCAAACATTAGGGAAATCTCCAGGGTGAAGACTTCCACAAACATGGCATTTCAGTGTTTCCTCATTCAAGGACGACAAACAGGATACACAATACACTATCACAAAACCAACATAAGTTAATATCTCCAAAACAAGTTAAGTAGTAGTTCTGAAACTAGAATTTACCATGACCACAATTAAGAACGGCAGGTTGATACAGCATTTCCGTACAGAGAGGGCATGAAGCATCCTCCAACTTAATTTTCTTCGAATGCTTATCCGAAATGCTGCCATTCAATGAAACTTCTTGTGGAGGTCTAGCTTTACTGTCTTCATTTCTGTTCTCCCCATCGCTTCCAActta encodes:
- the LOC136477786 gene encoding E3 ubiquitin-protein ligase PRT1-like isoform X3 → MASDGHPPEPGKKEEVASTAAGPGANDLDDPQFMCCVCLDLLYKPVVLSCGHMSCFWCVHKAMHIFRESHCAVCRQPYIHFPSICHLLHHLLLKLETTDYKRREKEVLEEEKRIQTYSPQIIEFLNFKNNVGSDGENRNEDSKARPPQEVSLNGSISDKHSKKIKLEDASCPLCTEMLYQPAVLNCGHVYCVSCLSSLNEETLKCHVCGSLHPGDFPNVCLDLDHFLEEYFPAEYESRGQKVQFKKDRCNREASSSGRKGSIALHDEDLLNIHISVGCDSCGVYPIRGKRYKCQDCTELIGFDLCDACYNSSSKLPGRFNQRHTPDHRMEVDNSALLRGILRQHGIPEEGPEGLMMEEAVVAPAALVQILIDHQGMEEVNDEGPGEAAIEEPVGAPGAMLHIVIHDQEMEGNEEDQAL
- the LOC136477786 gene encoding E3 ubiquitin-protein ligase PRT1-like isoform X2, which encodes MASDGHPPEPGKKEEVASTAAGPGANDLDDPQFMCCVCLDLLYKPVVLSCGHMSCFWCVHKAMHIFRESHCAVCRQPYIHFPSICHLLHHLLLKLETTDYKRREKEVLEEEKRIQTYSPQIIEFLNFKNNVGSDGENRNEDSKARPPQEVSLNGSISDKHSKKIKLEDASCPLCTEMLYQPAVLNCGHVYCVSCLSSLNEETLKCHVCGSLHPGDFPNVCLDLDHFLEEYFPAEYESRGQKVQFKKDRCNREASSSGTSGRKGSIALHDEDLLNIHISVGCDSCGVYPIRGKRYKCQDCTELIGFDLCDACYNSSSKLPGRFNQRHTPDHRMEVDNSALLRGILRQHGIPEEGPEGLMMEEAVVAPAALVQILIDHQGMEEVNDEGPGEAAIEEPVGAPGAMLHIVIHDQEMEGNEEDQAL
- the LOC136474341 gene encoding auxin-responsive protein SAUR32-like translates to MKPQRHQQQQVQEGARAHLLAGIPSRHDDDAARTTVTKGCATFWVGEEGEAPRRVAVPVARLGHPRMLELLGEAREEYGFAHQGAVVVPCAVERFMRAVEEASASAGNRHGHRDGHHHHFRLPHVHIARCFRPSHVVA
- the LOC136477786 gene encoding E3 ubiquitin-protein ligase PRT1-like isoform X1, which encodes MASDGHPPEPGKKEEVASTAAGPGANDLDDPQFMCCVCLDLLYKPVVLSCGHMSCFWCVHKAMHIFRESHCAVCRQPYIHFPSICHLLHHLLLKLETTDYKRREKEVLEEEKRIQTYSPQIIEFLNFKNNVGSDGENRNEDSKARPPQEVSLNGSISDKHSKKIKLEDASCPLCTEMLYQPAVLNCGHVYCVSCLSSLNEETLKCHVCGSLHPGDFPNVCLDLDHFLEEYFPAEYESRGQKVQFKKDRCNREASSSGTRKLLRVGGGTSGRKGSIALHDEDLLNIHISVGCDSCGVYPIRGKRYKCQDCTELIGFDLCDACYNSSSKLPGRFNQRHTPDHRMEVDNSALLRGILRQHGIPEEGPEGLMMEEAVVAPAALVQILIDHQGMEEVNDEGPGEAAIEEPVGAPGAMLHIVIHDQEMEGNEEDQAL